GGACCACTTTAAGGTAGAATTTACTTCCCGGATTCTATTTCATGAAATGAATCAAGACAGAGATGAAGCCATTAGGGGAAGTGAAGCAGTAAGATTGTCCAAGCGATCCTCACTGTTGTTGAGTCCATATCATCAGATAGATTCATATGATATTGACAGTGATTAATCTAAGTGTTATTTATTCTTGGAATAGTTTAAACACTTCTTGTAAAATTTTGCGAATATAATTCagttttatgataaaaaaaatttttccatAATTAAACTGTCTCTGTTGTATTCAAAAGCTCTAAATTACAACAGcatctgaaaaatataaaaaaaaattgaattttacacccaaaaaagtaaattttacacccaaatattttcaCTATACACCTAAAATTCTATCCCTTGCTGCTggatccctaaaaccctaaacccatacaccctaaaccttaaaccttaaaatcctaaaccataaacctataAACCTTAAAACCCTGcactataaaccctaaatcctaaaccttaaacccctacaccctaaaccctaaaacctaaactctaaaccctaaatcctaaacccctaaacccaaaaccctcaACCCCTACACCCTtataccataaaccctaaacccatacaccctaaaccataaacctctaaccactaaaccctaaatcctaaaaccctaaatcctaaactctaaacccctaCACCTTAAATcttataccctaaaccctaaaccctaaatcctaaaaccctaaaaccctaaaaccctaaatgctacaccctaaaccctaaactttaaaccataaaaactaaaaaaaatactaatttctaACATAAATAGCAGTATCTGAAAAATATACAAGTAAAATGTCAAAcacaagaaaattctgaaatacaCCAAAAAACTGAGGGTTACACCAATATCctataactatacacccaaaaaacTATTCACTGCTGCTGGTTCcttgaactgataattcataacatgtttgtgatattggctggaatttggttgcaccactgatgcagcatTAAAAAAGTTTAACTGGAAAtaataaactcacatattagcaaaactattaacaagaaaattaaactcaatcaccacCTATTTAAAGAACATCATTTTTACCTCGCTTAgagctttcgttttcttcttctttgaggcatttgtaatctgtttgtctaactttgaacctagcctattttttggacgtcctcttgttcgaacccttggagggctttgaagctcgttaatggattccaagttggcatcttcgtgagataacgaacatgtccccttccttttagCTTTCAGttcttccatctcaaccatgacGTTATCATAGGCACGGTGCAGAATGGCAGTCTGCTCCTCAGATTCTTATGCAAATTCGCATATATTTTATGAACGAAAGACCATTTCGTCAaatctcttgcttcttggctctaAAAGTGGCTCGTTGTGGCTGTTCTTGATGTGCGTGTGTCGACTTTTTATCTTCTTACTCCATTGTTCCAATATATATCTCGGTGACACTTGGGTTACTCATTCAtagcttaacacgcttagggcatgacggcacaatatccctcttgactcgaataataagcactgGCATTTCATTTGGGCtgctactgagtcgtaagtaaccacaaacttgttgaatattgagctggaaacttgttctccaacttcgTCTACTAAATAGCCTAGAGTGGAGTTCGTTAATTTTGTGATGCAATtcacctttcctctgaattgtgcttggacttccctaCACTTTTGGTGAGTGTACACATGTTGAAACTGAGCTTCTATGGAGGATTTTTTTGCACACAGTATGACGGTGTGAAAATCTACAGCATcggattctctctctctttgctccctgcttccgaggcaattatcgtattgtttgacaaattggataagtgagctatttcgggtaatgaacttgttaaaaaatgaatgcatgctctcgcttctttgtgtgcttctcatcccggtccagaagtggtgatccagataaattggaacccatatatgacgatTTTCGTAAAGATttgcaaaatacacccaaatcagaCTATACTACACCAAAAAACATGCAGTTTACatctctgctgcagattttaaacatcATTACCTGAAaaccacttgttgtccacaagaccatacttcagcagaaaatcattccaattcctatcaaatgattcTTTGGTATGAGAGTTCTAAACAACATGGTTCATTTCTTGTTCGATTTCTATGTGTCCCTTGTAGCCATTTAATTTGCCTGAAATCTTCTtcgtgatgtgccaaatacactaATGGTGAATTGTTGTAGGCATACAAGCCTCTATAGCCCTTTTTATTGACgcgcattgatcggtgagaatCCCTTCGGAGCATTTTCTCCCATGCAAtaaagccaacattgaaataaccatttgaatgattcaatatcttcatttttcatcaaagcaTATCCAAAAAGTGTTgattgaccgtggtgattcatcccgacaaaagaaccacaaaccaaattatactTGAAACAAATAACGAGAAAACAGAATTAAAATCATTACATACACCTAAATAATGATTTTATACACCAAAATAATCCAATGTGCACATCTGCAGCAGATTCATAAAACAACACACAACACAGAAGTAAAATCattaaatacacccaaataatgaTTTTATACACCAAAAAAaatccaatatacacctctgcaacATATTCATAAAACaatattaatttagcatcataaacaagaataaaatattacctgtttgtattataggtggtgtcgaatgaaataacatctccaaaatactcaaaggcagctctgctCCTTGTGTCGGACCAAAAAGcaagcttaatcgattgatcatcctcgagttcgagctcgaaaaagaaattctgattcttctctttcattcttaataagtatttcccgaattcttttgcatcttcttgttccgaAACATTTTGCACTTCTCTCGTGATGTAATTTCTCATGTcttttttgataaaatttaactcgcggtgacccccggctgtcgtaacaaatgattggtaagttttgcttggtctgataccggcttcttcgttattctctattgtacgacggacgaacatgcttagttccctgtgctatTTGAGTATCTCTACTTGAGTTGGACGACAGCAAGGATGTGAATGATACAACACGACTttcgaaatgatccaagcaccaacatccttcaatgtgtgtatataaactCTTGTAGGACAATTTAAACCAGCTGTGGGAtttgtcttctcggtcggagatattttagatttccattttttctctctgctacatgtaatcaattgattcttaatctcgtttcccttcttatttgtgcTCTGAACTTTTGTAGAAAAACCTGTAGCCTTCGCATAGTCCTTGTAAAATtttgcagcatcttcaagggtattaaaagtcattccaaccttgggaacaaactggtcatcaacaacatagagaggctgcaaaatacacccaaaaacacACCATGTTAAAAACAAGGAGATACTATAGAGTTTTTGCACGTCATAAAAAGTAATAATTcaactaaaatacacccaaattttaATGATctacacccgaacgacaacaactcaactaaaataataagaaaatccATAAACTGTATATACACCCAAACttccctaaaatacacccaaatagttctgatctacacccgaacgTCTGGTATAAAATGcacaaaattaatcaaaactagtacattagattcaattcagAGTTAATGTTCATGCATTaatttcacagtcaatgttcacgcaTTATTCAGCTAGACAATCATAAATGACTAACTGCATCAAATTCAGATTCAATAATTAACTGAAACTAAATcacacctcaggaacttcgttcaattcaaattcaaaatctactTCGCTCTGGTTCAGCTAACAATCTGAAGTTGAATCatctattatcttcaaaacgatttcaaagcttgatttcagaaaccatgaaaatcgagaAAAACGAAGcaagaaaatagagagagaaacGCACGTAAATGATGAAGCAGAAACTAGTGAGAAACGCATGTACACAACGAataaaaaggcaaagagaaacaCACGAACAAGATCTAAtaaagaaggcaagaaatttaAAAAAGGAAATGAAATCCTTTAAAAAAAGGAAGTTATATACTTGCGTGTTAATTGATTTAAAAGTCTGTTAAAGAGGCGCGTAACTGCTCCAAAAAGCGCATTTAAGGGTAAAGGACTTGTAATACTTGTATGCTGagattattcattttttatatattataaaatctaataataataagacaAAAAAGAGAGGCGCGTATATATAGTTCCACTTTGCGGATTATTTGTGAGATATACAACACGGTAACACTAACACACTGATTTTAAAGAAAGAAATGGAATTCAGATTCAAACCACCAAGTCCTATTCGCTGTGCACGATACCGTCAATTATTTCCCCAAGGTACCAACCACTGTCTACTAGTAGGATGTGATTGTCCTTCTCcttcaatttttatttcatttccTCCTCGGCGGCGTCGGCGGTCTTTGTTGTCACCACCACCGTTACCTCCTCCTCCACCATTGTTGCCGCTACCACCACCACTAGCTCTTTCCTCACCAACACCATCATtgccaccgccaccaccactaGCTCTTTGCCCACCACCGCTACGACTTTTCTCTCCTGCCCCTCCGCTTCCTCAAACTCCCCTGCCGGCGAAACCTTCCTCTAAACCAACCCAGGCACTGTGTTTCCCTCCCCCAAGTTCGACTCCAGCACCATCTTTTTCGTCAAGTAGCCTCATCGTTGGAATGGCGGCAGCAGTCACTTTTGCCATTTTGATTGTGGTGCTCACCGCTTTTGGCATTTTTTATTGGAGGAATAGGAAGAGAGAACATGATAAGGGGCTCAGATTTAAAGGTGCGTGTTTAAGGTTGTATTTGGAAGAGAAATAAAAACACAGAGAGATTGAGAGATTGAAAGACCAAAATAATTTCTGTATTATAGTTAATATAAAATGAATATGACATAATTacatcttattattttatttgatttaagataaatataaatataaaataataatatttagtaaaatatttagttattaaaaataatatttatttttaaaaattttagtttgttcttatttttttagtgatattaaagatattaaaattttatatttttaaaactaaaattttaattttaacatctAACCACCGTATATAAGATTAAGTCTTAATAATCTTTTAATTTTAGTGCCGgcttttgaaaataaatattatttaagagAGTTAGAGTTGTTAATAATTATGATAGAATAGaatttagactttattttaattctatcactagatttaaaaaatttttaacattcaattttttttatttctaaaaaatttttcaattctaacctCAGTTGTAACCTAAAGTTCTTCATTCAACTCTATGAATTttgcaacaaattaaaatatttttttttaatcaaacacTATTTAATCCATTTATATTTCATAAACATACTagtaaaacataaaatataaaaataaatatgtattaaaattaaaacaacaaaatcataataaaattaatattaaaattacaaataatataattatcaatttataataaaatccttgctaaaattataaaaacacaaACAACAGTCGTTCTTCTTCAAACTTTAATTTGTTGCAACAATATTATCCCTCTTCTTTATATatacatgtataataatttttaattacatactataacatattaaaaatataagtagATTAGATATGAGTTATTTTAAATTTACATCGCATCCAACTCAAAACTTCACTTACTCTATTTTCAATTCCTCAAAATTTTATTTACTCTATTTTCAATTCCTGAAAACTTCACTTACTctattttcaattcaattcactgtGGATTAAATTaccaattttatttaaaataagttaaattaaatTGGATGCTTATAGATAAGATTAATattatgaattttaaaaaaaagtaaagacaaattttaaatataataacaaaatataatttttgtaagaATTTTATACATTGTACATTGATATTTTTTTGTCACATTGATTCAATCaagtattatgtatttatatataaataattgttttaaaattgttgggcaactttaaaaaataaaaatagaataagtaTATGCACGTTGCTAACATGCAAATATGCAATGATGCAAATGCACGCTCTTTCCATTCTATTTAGCATGCTTCTTACTAATTATTGTACAGGCAATAACGGAATAATAGAAATGTCATCAAAGAACAGAATATTCAGATACGAGGAGTTGGCAGTTGCAACAGATGGATTCTCCAAAGCAAATTTGGTTGGAGAAGGTGGATTCGGTTATGTCCACAAAGGAGTTCTTCCAAACGGCATGAAGGCTGCCATCAAACAGCTCAAGGATGGAAGTAGGCAGGGAGAGCGTGAATTCCAAGCTGAAGTAGACATAATCACTCGGCTTCATCACAGGAATCTCGTTTCTTTACTTGGATATTGCATCGCTGGCCACCATAGACTTCTCGTCTACGAATTTGTTCCAAACAATACATTAGAGTTCCATCTACATGGTATTTTTTTAAAGTTGTAAAATAATACAATTATATGTTAGTCTTTTACTTGCAAATAATGTGtacaaattaagaaaaattatcttgtgtataaataatattttttattacataaatatactaataaaaagtcatagaaaaattaTATTCGAGTATCAAAATCTTATCGGTTTTTACCAAGAGACTTTCTATAATAGTACCATATGGTTGCATTAATAACATTTTAATGGATCGGAATACAAATTATAATGGTTATTCACTTATTTGAACCACAGGGAAAGGTCCTACTATATATTGGCCTACAAGAATGAGGATTGCTCTAGGAGCTGCTAAGGGATTAGCATATCTTCATGAGGAATGTATGTCCTTTCATATGaaatttaaggtttaattattctgttaatcctatagtttcgtgaaatttttaattaggtttttatatttttttttaattgagtctttgtactaattttttcaattaagttttttttagtaataattggcttaattttatagggacccaactaaaaaacgAATTGATATAGGGatctaaataaaaagaaaaaaaagtgtagggactcaattaaaaaaaatttggtataaggactcaattaaaagaaaaaaaaaagtatagggacctaattgaaaattttgcaaaactatagagaccaacagagtaattaaaccaaattttaaaagattttacttCTTCGACATATATGACTCATATTCAACATTATTAAtggatatttaattaattttttaaactaaatatgAGAATATTATtcatattcaaattcaaatacaatattatatttaaaatttttcattggTTGAAGAACAAAATTGTTAtgtgaatataaaaaatcaataattgatttagtttttatGTACTTGTATATGAACATATGCAATGTTTAATTCATTTTGAGTGTATCTTATGACAATCATGTTGTGtttgatatattaaaattaactataaaaaatagttattagaagtataaaataagaaaaagtactGTTTATTCTTTAGGTTTAGgatcaaaattaatttatctctaactttattttttaatttaaaatcgtTCTCAACGTTTCATTTGgtattaaaatcattcttttaactaattttttcttaACTAATCCTACTTTCTCACCTCTCTGGTCCCAAATCCTATCTTCTTCATCTCTACTGTCATACTCTCTCTCGCAGTGATTTTCGTCGCAGCTGAAGGAAGCCGTTACCGAGCTGCTCCCCTCTCTATGGTGCTCTCACAGTGGTTTCGGTCGTGGCTGAAGGAGGCCGTCGCTAAGCTGTTCTCCTCTCTACGTTGTTGCTGCAACCACCTTCTTGATGATTTAATTTGCCATGACTCTATCTTTGTTGTCCCTTCTTGTAGCGTCGAGGTTGACCTTCAAAGCTACTGGAAGCCGTTGCCATCGTCGCTAGAACTTGTTGTCGGGTCTAATAAGAGCAAGGCCATTAGGTATAGCAATAGCAGACTACCAACGTCTCTCAAAGAGAGCCTTCTCCAGCAGTAGCAGTAGCGAAGCATGGACCTTGCTGCTTCTGCTTCTTTCTGTATCTTATTCATTTCTTTATCCCTAAAGGTGCTAATTGATgaattttttcattctttttgttttttaaaaaatctaaatcttttgtagttgttgaatttgaaaaatttgaTGTTATTGAATTCCAAGGTATTAGTGGTGGTGGTAGTGACTATAAAAAGGAAGATAGTGATGGTGATTGTAGGGTGAACGCTGGTGTAGGggggatatttttttttaaaattattgtttttaaaaagataattttaatacTAAATAGAATGTTAAGAActattttgaacaaaaaaaagttaaaaatattttgattttaattcaaGATCTTAGAGACCAAAACAatatttattcttataaaatatatattaaaatataaatatgtattaataataataaattaaataacatatatttatacacaattaTATAACGATTGATTTTAGTATACTTGTAACATTTTATCTAATAAATAGCAAAAATCTACGA
The sequence above is drawn from the Arachis hypogaea cultivar Tifrunner chromosome 4, arahy.Tifrunner.gnm2.J5K5, whole genome shotgun sequence genome and encodes:
- the LOC112797688 gene encoding proline-rich receptor-like protein kinase PERK3; this translates as MEFRFKPPSPIRCARYRQLFPQGTNHCLLVGCDCPSPSIFISFPPRRRRRSLLSPPPLPPPPPLLPLPPPLALSSPTPSLPPPPPLALCPPPLRLFSPAPPLPQTPLPAKPSSKPTQALCFPPPSSTPAPSFSSSSLIVGMAAAVTFAILIVVLTAFGIFYWRNRKREHDKGLRFKGNNGIIEMSSKNRIFRYEELAVATDGFSKANLVGEGGFGYVHKGVLPNGMKAAIKQLKDGSRQGEREFQAEVDIITRLHHRNLVSLLGYCIAGHHRLLVYEFVPNNTLEFHLHGKGPTIYWPTRMRIALGAAKGLAYLHEECYPKIIHRDIKAANILLDFNFQAKVADFGLAKFCPDMNTHVSTRVMGTLGYVAPEYASSGNLTEKADVFSFGVMLLELITGRRPVIDSRHTFMEAMPLLIKVLKENNFEVVADQKLQNQYEATEMVSMLASAAASIRYEAKLRPKMSQIVRALEGDASQVAEFTSNVLRLDSEAATYRREMIKIISDMSGSTS